GTCTTTTTCAATAAGACTcaaataaactaaattgagaaaaagaaaatactaaatgaactacatgaaggagaagaaactcAAACAGTTTGGGTAGCTATGATATTGAACTCTATACTTTTCAATTACTCTTCTTACCTTCGACctttggccgttcacccttattatagaagaatgaagcttccaaggttgaaacaagTTCAACCCTAACACTATCTTCTTCTCCATTATCAGAGACTATCAGCGGCTTCAtcagagaggagagagaaatcaGAATCTGTTGCATGCAACacactttttctctctcatcatttttCTTCAAACTTCTTTAATCTTGACCGTAGAGCCTTGCTTGGCTCGAAGTTTTTATTTTGAGTGTTGATGTGCTTCTAACCGTGGTTGACCTCACCTTTTCCATGGTtacttgatttgtgcttaagacTTTGTTGATTTCCTTCTTCGTTCCTTGGTGTAGCACAAATGGAGGAAGATGCTTTTTGATATGGTCTGGCCGTGAATGACTAGCTTCTTAGTTATAATCCTTTCTTCTTGTTTGGTTTTGCCAACAAATTTTTTGTCCTTCAATGCTCCATAGCCTCtgcactttccttttctttctttctttttttcataaGTGCATGACGTGATTGAAGTGAAGAAaggggagagagaagagaggactTTTGCCTTTCGGTAAAAATTTCAATGGAATTAATTGAGATGAATTTGGAattcaagtaactaattaagagtGGGAGTAGGTAACCGTACTAAGCTTGTGATCTCTTAGGGTTCATTTCTTTAATTCCTCATACTTGGTTTTATGGGCTTGTGATTGGGCTTGGCTTAGCTTTAATGAACGAAAGTGTATGAATTATTTGGGTcatgtatttaaaaattattttcctgCATGCAGCCATAACACAATCATATAAACACTtaataattctttaattttaattaaatattagttttccaaattcaatatatatatatatatatatatatatattataaatacatataataaataaatttatcattatttttgtccaaaaaatacaaaaaattatggtatagtattattgtgtaattaataataataacaataatcataataataataataattttatgttaATTTGTTTTGAATGGAGGACTGTTAtatcttacaaataaaaatgttgaaaattgatctgtatattaatttttttgaaaaattaaaatatctactTTTGAAATCCTTAAGGACTGATATGGGTAATTACCCttaaaaaaatatacacaaaacaatacttttttaaaaaatagaatcatATAATCATTAAAAATGTTCTATTTCAATATATGTTACAACTTTAGATCATATCTACTACACATCCAAACATTATTGCCATTTAAGTTCAACCAAATAGATTCAACACCAACAAAAATCACTCTCATTAAAAGAGCGTGATTATATGCGTGGGACTTTACGTTATCGTCGTCGTcgtccttttcttcttcttcttcgcgttccttctcctccttcttcacaTGTTTTCTCttcatcgtcattcttttgttgctgttgttgttgttgcatttTTTCCCTCCTCCTCTCCTTAATGATTTTGTAGCGTAAtgagtttcttcttcttctttgtttgatttttttctctttttcttgattttattcctctcaaaagagtaaaataagaagaattataacaaaataaaataagaaaatgaagaagcagTAAAAGATCAggaggaagaattttgaattgtgcagaataGCGAAACCAAATGTACCTTAATTCACTaaaaaatgaatcaaaattacatctagaatgaaccaaaaattaaatttcgAATGAACTGCAATTAATAATGACGATACAcaaacaaactcatttcaaaacaAGCATAGACTAAGTGCATCTTATTTAAATCAAGAATAAACTGAAAATTACTTAATAACTGCGTTCGGAAACAAGCAcacaaataaaattgaataattaaaaattcacttagaaatgaaccgaaattacatcCAAAATGAACTAAAAGTTAAATTtcgaatgaaccgaaattactcaATGACGAATTGACGATATACAAACAAACTCGTTTCAAAACAAACACAGACCAAATTCACCTTATTTAAATTTAGAATGAACtaaaattacttaatgcatgcgttcaaaaacaagcacacaaacaaaattaaatcatgaacaaaaatacatccaaatccatcaagtgattttgcagcattatgcatttttttattctttatttgattttttcatatttttattattgttaagagtgttaaacaagaagaattatgagaaggaaaaacaagaaggagaagatgaacaagaaaagaagaagaggaagatatgATAAGGAGTTTTGAGAAGTTTTGTATTcttgttttttttgtttgatttttgttctctttttttttgttttattcctcTCAAGAGAGGATgtgaggaggaagagttttgaattatgtagaacaACTAGAccaaatgcaccttaattcactcagaaatTAACCGAAATTACATCTAGAATGAACCGAAAATTAAATTCtgaatgaaccaaaattacttaatgattacGATACACAAACAAACCCGTTTCAAAACAAGCACAAACTTTATGCACCTTATTTAGATCtagaatgaaccaaaattacttaataattgCGTTCAAAAACAAGAACATAAACAAAATTGAATGATCAGAAATTCACTcaaaaataaactgaaattacATCTAAATTGAActgaaaattaaatttcaaatgaaccaaaattacttaatgatgcgATACACCAACAAATTCGTTTCAAAACAAGCACATACCAGGTCAATTTTAAACAAAAGTACatccaaatcaattttggatcaaATAGTGTAATCCATATAGCAAAAAATCGATGACAACGACAACAATAACGACGATAATGATAACGATGATACGTATTAAAAGAATACGACAATGACGATAACGAtaatgatcatgatgatgatgatgatgatgatagaggagaaagataaaaaaaaaaagtggaagagaagaagaagacgtAGCATCAAGGGTGAAAAAAATATGTGCATGAATTTGTAacaagaagagaaagaggaaaaagagaaaatagaagaagaagcacataAATCTAAAAGACTTGATTGAACTTAATTTAAATCACTTAGATGTAAAGTCATATATATAAAGTCAATAAAATTTTACATCTaagtgattttttattaaaaatatctaataaagatattaaaataattatatatatatcaaggttgcgagaaccggaccggtcaataaaccggtgaggtcactggttcaatggttcactggttcgaccggagttcaaccggagttcaaccggtttaattaaatattaaataaaattattaaaaaatctaaaaataattttaaatatataaattcaataatttttaacttaataaaatttaaaatttcacatataaattatccataacttaatattagaggttcacaaacaacttcaaacatcaaagtttataactaaacaaaaaaaaaacgcacataatgacaaacccataatgttctatattcaaaagaaacaattactagcaagttttcaactaatcaaaaGTGAAACTcatcaaaagagaaaaagaattgaGCCTTTAATGTACTTATATGAATTGATGCTGGATAAGAAAATCATAGATGCACCTCAAAGCACAAATCATCACCAAGACCTAAACATAGTATAATGAATAATTTAGCTCAACTAACAAAAAATGCTAATTAACACAATGCTACTTACCTAAGTGCCAAAGGGACATTGtgagaaaagaaggaaaaagattgATAACTACAAAAAATGCTAATTAACACAATGCTACTTCCCAATTAGCTCAGGCTTTTTTGTGTCACTTCAACAACCAAAATGGGCACTAAAACAAAGCTTGTTTTTATTAACTATGTTGATTACTTTGTCACTTTCTAGTGTTGGAATGGTTCAAGGCAGCAGCAGAAAACTTCTGGCACCAATATTTCCTGATTTTGGCAACTATGATTTTCCTCCATTTCCTGATTTTGAATGAGCTGCAATGCTGCATAATTTGTTACAGTAAAGCATCAGATCCAAATCAAACACCAAAGGCAAGAAGCAATAAGaacaaaatggcaaaaaaatagaaGCAAACAATGGATGAATCATGAATAAAAATTGAAGCAGAAGCAAACAGATTCATGAAGCAACAAAACCCTATTTCTAAACagattcatgaagcagcaaaaTTGAAGCAGCAAAAATTGAAGCAGCAAAAATTGAACTCagattcatgaagcagcaaaaTTCATGAAACAGCAACTCAAAATTGAAGCAGCAAAAATTGAACTCagattcatgaagcagcaaaaTTGAAGAAACAGCAACTCAAAATTGAAGCAGCAAAAATTGAAGCAGCAAAAATTGAACTCagattcatgaagcagcaaaaTTGAAGAAACAGCAATTCAAAATTGAAGCAGCAAAAATTGAAGCAGCAAAAATTGAACTCagattcatgaagcagcaaaaTTGAAGCAGCAAAAATAATCCCCAGCTTCCTTCAACGCATCATAATAGAAAGGCAAAAACAGATTCAAGATTCATCAAACAGAAACCAAAATCATGTAATCCAGATAAACATGAAGCAGCAACTCAAAATCATGTAATCCAGATAAACATCAAAGAGCATGTTTTCTGTGATAGAGAGGAACAGAAACATGAACAGAAATAGGAACATGAACTCAAATAGGAACAGAACCATGAACAGAAACATGCCCGCATACATGAACCGAGGTGGAAGGCAAAGTATTACCGGCGACGACGGTGGAGGTGGAGAGCTCGGCGACGACGGTGGAGGTGGAGAGCTGGACGACGACGGTGGAGGAGGCGAGCTGGGCGACGGCGATGGAGGAGAGGAGCTCCGCGACGGCGATGGAGGAGAGGTGCGACGGTGGAGGTGGCGAGCTGGGCGACTACGATGGAGGAGAGGAGCTCCGCGACGGCGATGGAGGAGGGGAGCTCCGTGACGGCGATGGAGGAGAGGTGCGACGGCGATGAGGGGCTGTGGGAGGGTGAGAGCTGAGAGATACTGAGATACTGAGGGTGgtggctttagggtttgtgcaTAGCTGAtagcccttttttttttttcttcaaaacgacgccgttttgaagTTTAATATGCAAACCAATAAACCGTAAAAAAACCGGACGGTTCttccggttcaccggttaaccgccggttcgaccggttttttcACCGGTTTTTTGCCAGTCGATTTCTGACCTTATCCGGACCGGTTAGGTGACCGATTtccggtttttccggttgaaccgaccggtccggttcggttttcagaaccatgatatatatatatatatatattctttgtgAGAATTTTACGGATTTTTTTAGAACAGATACTTCAATTTCTGTCTCGCTGTAGATAGATAATTTCCACAAATATTCGCAAGTGCAGATTTTTTGTCATTCCTAATTAATGTTCTTTTCTTCCAGACACACACTTATATATAAGCCTAAAATTTgacatttaatatattattttgtaaggtttttaattttttttttactttaattcaGTTTAACTTTTTAAACCTGTTATgtattattactttttttatttattaatagtaGAGATGTACATGACTCGATCTAAATTCgagtattttaaaaattaatttagtgtgattttacTAGATTTAAGATTGGATAAGGGTCTAAAAATAGAGTTAGCCATTATTTAAAATTGAGTCTGGATAAGACAAACCCAACCTCATACGGCTCCATGTGCATTTTAAAtggactaaaaaatatatatatgttttaaattaattctaatattatgttatattaaatataagcttattgttttatttttaatcatacttgttaaattaaaaaatagatcaaagaaacatgaaattagaatttatgtaCAAATTCAACTTTAAATATGGGTATCAACTTCTCGGTAAcaagtatatttttttcttctttataaataagtaaatcataaaatttttgaCATAAACTAAAGTTTATCAAGACCTGGACTTCACCTGTATAGATCCGGTTTTAATGTGACCTGAAAGTAGTGTGATTTCATTGAGTCTAGGGCTGGAtatgggtctcaaaaatagactcaGTCATTATTTAGGGTCGGATCCGAGTCAAGGCGAACTCGACTTCACCCAACCCAATATACACTCTAATTAATAGTAAGAATAAGTGACAATTAGATTCATGAAGATTTTGACGTCAGATTAATTAGtccctaaagaaaaaaaaaagtatcaatTTGGTCCTTCTATCAATTTATCAACTAAAATTTAACGGtaatatttatatgtattattaattACTCTGACGTGTCTATCTGTGAAAgataatcatgtaaataataaCTTTTGAAAAAATCTTCACttgttttaatataatttttgataaatataGACTAGTTGATAAAGgatatataaaaattcaaaaaataataaatattttactgttcaaaattacattatttttctGCTCATGTGATAATAATGAGATATGCACtattgtaaataataaaatatatagacaattttattttattttatattatttattaacagAAAGACACGTATATCTAccgtttattattataaaaaatctaattaatatttttcttaaaaaattaattaatttaaaattaatacttCAAGAATTTAATTATCACTTTATTCTAATAGTAATCTTGACATATTTCTTAAATGTTAGTTAAACTCTTCAAAAATTATAACTACCACAAATGTGCTGAGTAAACGCCATACAATggtctaaataaataaatagaaaaagtgaCACTTCTTTTTCtaagaaatttttaaataatattcttcaacctttttatttataaaatgtataaattctcttctccttcaaaatTGAAATAATATGTTCTTTAATGCTCGTGACCAAAAGAtcctttaataattattataattatatttataaattgatgataatttattattaattcaaataataacaacaataataatatatttattattattattaatataataaattttatttatttttaatattttattgttactcgtgaaatatagaaaaattttaaattaaatatttttaacaaattaaaataataattatcattattatttaaattaactaaataattatcactaatttatatatgtaattataataattattgaataatattttgtcaaaaatattaaaaaatatattacttaaatcttacacaaaaaaaatattataaattagaaAAAGTCATTTAAATATCTCAATTCTCACACACGAGAAAAGTATTATTTTCTCAAATAAATACCATATAAACCTAAACAACATGGTGAGAACTCATATACATATTACTATTGTACAAAGAATAtacattttatttaaatatttttatataaaaaatttgtagatcagccaaatttattatttttagacagtatttttaattattaatctatttttttagtttaaattttaacactccaataatatatttttagtttatacttttaaatattattaattaattattaactaaaaataaattttactgaTCTTTCAACTTTTCTCTTTCTATATTAGAGGACCCATCACAAATTCACAAGTGTTTTGTTAGGCCTTTTACTTCTTCTCTCTGTATGGAGTACCTATGTGTACGGACACTGATATGGACaagggacacgacacgacacgagACACGCTGAtacacgaattttaaaattttacatgacatagggacacatatatatatataaaatagaaagTATTTTTAGATAAaccataataatattttaatattttattgatattaaaatataaattaattttttaaattatttttaatatcttattttaattatatcaagtatttaaaatattttttgttttaataaataataatatatactatatctaaatttattttaaaaatatatattaagaataagatcgGACACGCTAACACGTGAtgatatttaagtgtgtccaagtgtgtccgaagaaaaattttttattttttattgagacacagtttggacacagcagacacgcgtgtcgaaCGAATGTCGTCCGAAATGTATCTAACACGCAGATACGACAACTCAgcaaagtgtccgtgcttcatagctCAATACATTTATACTCTGTATCAGAGTAGTCCCAAAACAACATATCTCCTTGCTATAAATTTCAATTATTTGGACAATCTTCTACTGCTCCTTAACAAGAACCATCCCACCATGCCAGAACCTTCATCCTTCAAAGTTGTGCAAGTTTGTTCTGTTTCACCACCGCCACAAAATGGAACAACAACAACTTCTCCAACCTCTATACCGCTCACCTTCTTAGACATATTATGGCTACGGTTCCCACCCGTTGAGCGTCTTTTCTTCTTCGAATTCCCAAACTACCCTTCTTCTAATTCGTTCTACGACTCTGTTCTTCCATATCTTAAACACTCTCTTTCCCTCACACTCCAACACTTCCTTCCCCTCGTTGGTAACATTATTTGGCCTTTAGACTCTCCCAAACCGATGATTCATTATGTCCCTAATGAAGATTCTGTTACCTTAACCATAGCAGAGTCTAATGATCACGATGTTAACGTTTTTGATCAACTTTGTTCTAATTTATGTGATGCTTCACAACGTTATTTCTTGATACCCCAATTGGCCAATTCTCATGAAAAAGCTTCTTTGTTAGCGTTACAAGTAACTTTGTTCCCAAAGTTCGGATTTTGCGTTGGAATTTCAACACACCATGCAGCCATGGATGGAAAGTCTTCAACTTTGTTTATGAAAGCATGGTCCTACACATGCTCCAAGCTATTAGAATCACCATCTTTTCCATCATCGCTACCATTACCTGAGAATCTAACACCATTTTTGGATAGGTCAGTGATAAGGGACCCAACAAAAATTGGTGAAGCTTATGCAGATTCATGGATGAATCATGGTGGAACAAATAACCGAAGTCTCAAAGTGTGGGATTTTCCTAATGAGTTTGCAAAAGAAGGATATGGGGTTAAGGCGTTGTTTGAATTGAACCCCACACAGATCATGAAGCTCAAGGAACATGCAAAATTCAAGATGGGAGGATCAAAAAGTGTGAAACTTTCAAGTTTTTCGGTTACTTGTGCTTATGTATTATCATGTTTGGTTAAAACAGAAGAGCAACACTTGTTGAAAAACGCGGTTGAAAGAGTGTTCCTTATTTTTAGTGTGGATTGTAGAACAAGGTTAGACCCTCCAATTGTTTCAACATATTTTGGGAATTGCGTTGCTGGAGAAAAGGTTGAGGCAGAGACAAAAGGGATACTGTTGGGAAACAATGATGGATTCATCGTTGCTTTGAAAGGAATCATTGAAGCATTGAAAAGGGTTGAAGATGGGTTAGTAATGAATGGAGCAGAGTCTTGGTTTGAGGATATGCGAAATTTTGCTGATAAAGCAAAGATATATTCCATTGCTGGATCTCCTAGGTTTGGAGTttatgatgttgattttggttatGCAAAGCCTAAGAAAGTGGATATGACTTCAACGGACAAGACAGGAGCTTTTTCTCTTTCGGAGAATAAGGATAACAATGGTGGAATAGAGATTGGGTTGGCATTGAAAAAAAGTGACATGGAAACTTTCTCTACGTTTTTCAGTGAAGGACTTCAATCCTTGTAAGCTATGATTATTTACGTTTAGCATAGCTAGTTGTGTTATTTGTACCACTTTTTTACTATATTgtgtctatttttttttaaatgtaaaagtgagtaaaaaaattaaaaataataaatatgtactgtttcttaaaaaaaaacaatatatacacttcaaaatataatagaaaaaatggtataaatatttatttctaGTATTTATTAAGTGGGGCAATAAAATTTGGGCGAAAATTTTCTTGGATGTATGTTATATTATACCTTTTACATGTgtgagtttaatttcatgttaaaATATAGTCGGAAATTTAGGAACTGAGGTTTTAGATAATAActagagtattttatttttatccgtAGGTTCGCACAGGTAATTATAATAAGGTGGATGCTACGGTAAAGTTGCCAATTTCAACTTTTTGTAAAGAAGTTTCCATcttgtggttgttgttgatttaaaagcgtattattaaaagtgttgcttaaagagaaagtgttatccttaatcgttaacttggctctgataccaattttttcggatgtttttattaacttttagaataagtttataatttgtatagattcaaTAATTTGCAACTTCATAATCTAGAGTATTTAATCATTTCTCTTGTATTTGTTAAATGATTATCTATTAgtaattttttacaaaatttcttttatttttacactttctcttgtttatctttatttattttagaatttctgcaaactctatcattgattcatcactatttttcagagattctattaatttttctagctcttcaacttcctTTTTTAGCTtgttatagattatttttagagctttaaatgctctttgatttatttcagaaaactgcaaataattcaaacgattttctctttcaaaaagctcttgtttcttatcttgataagttacatatatttcttccttatttattgccataatttagtatttagggtttcatttaatttttcgaccttttttgttaattcttttatttcagagttttcttctttaatttttaatttagataaacttaaaggactattgattttagattctcttatttgaaaatttgatgaaaccgaTCTttttgatggttcttttaataatagaactgggttttcaatagctttatattttggtatttctgtttttacaattttctaaaataattcatcaacataaattctttctctatttttaaatattatactatgatgactattcgttaaagcataatttattgcatatgtaattgaaaatggttcatcatcttgttccattaaacttttctatgaaatttataagctaAACTTATAAATCTACCAAGATTCTCGGTTGATAGAGGTAtggcatatccaagatgggcattaaatttaacatttacatttgccaaatttccatgaacaattccaattatttgatctattgggtcatcagtaattcttttatcacagattgctaaacttattggtgaattaattcctttcatatatgtagatttaatTAAAACTTGTaaagtactaatatgaatccatccaattttagatctcttctgttgatcctttattttctcaatctgtttacttaattcttcatcatttatcaaggctatttcaagttctccattagcagattttatttttacagggacttcaagttgaatttttccatagtatattatattttttctattaaaaacttcttttaagagattttgtttattaaaattttcatttgatttgagatttagttCTATTTTTAGAACagtctgtttttcattatctaataaagcagttaatctataataatcagattcttccgttaattctaagctttctaaataattaataattaagagattaggataaaggcatacctttctggagaaaaacttcctttatttagtatattttacataagatgtttttatctccagaggggagattataGATATTAACTCCAAAGGGgagtttaaaactattttttttcctaagggaattcttttgtcagactacagaatcgcctcggcagcttcctccttgctctcctagcatatgagtactcttagtcttttactttctgttttctgatactTCTTCAATTGCCTAAGCactctatttataatggttgggtttgatggacaattcccatccttacccttcttatgacgtcattgcttacgtcattgttttattatcttgcaccagctacattgttggtgctctatgacctaaacGCTTACGTCATTATACAATAATGTTGAGGGATGCTTCAGATGCGttgtcctcttcttttatcatgtgggtggatgtactgtcctcttcttttatcatgtgggtggattccatttcattattgctttcttcagatatttatgaggcacatagctggcacttgtggtcttctctgtcttttatcaaatagcaaaGATTCctttttatcccttcagggagttTTTCTAAGAGTCCGGATAGATTATAGAATGCAGATTCAAActccaccaagagtctcatctctctttcttcaatttcatttcttttactggacacaagcaaagtatttctgcttttataattaattcttgtatGAGATTCcctcgttattttttgagttctttcaaaaacccttgctaatgtgctggctagtcttccttcatgactgtagattgctaaatcttgaatttgatcaattggttgaaattttCCTGGGAAGAcagacatgaatattacttggtgtgctggaactaagcactcttcttcttcattaaaaataggttgactatttgtaaattttagggatatatcccttggatttacattgtcaatcatatttttaaatctctttactgcatcaacgaatcctgcaggaaactcactaataatttttagatcattaaaaattaaaattgtatcaattaatccatactggaaaaattgataagtgtcagatggggaagcctctggaaaaataaccagctttgttagctgttctttggcaataggatagtATCCCAAATTtgtccttttttcttcagtccaatttaggactatattaagggtttctctgagatttgatctacagacccttttcttttctttgatttcagctcttgtaggaatgtttctcatTATTCCTGTTCTTTGGGCTTGAATCGGAgatttatctgctctttttagggtttgttctggatgaagagcttcatattccctgaaggattcttTTGCCTCTTCTAGTGTTGAAAATCCTCCTTTATGAACTAtctttgattgatgtgtaaatggtgctgcttttttccaggcatcatatactcctttcatggggccattataaatcacataatattttttgtcttgtgtggattttttaataatttcagtaATTGttctattttctgaaattttttcttcacctggtttgtccaccatgcttagctggctgaactctgatggttttgcttgttgtgttgattcCATTGCTTGAATGGctttcttgagggattggatctgtgccCTTATTTGCA
The sequence above is drawn from the Arachis hypogaea cultivar Tifrunner chromosome 4, arahy.Tifrunner.gnm2.J5K5, whole genome shotgun sequence genome and encodes:
- the LOC112797053 gene encoding malonyl-CoA:anthocyanidin 5-O-glucoside-6''-O-malonyltransferase, whose amino-acid sequence is MSSEMYLTRRYDNSAKCPCFIAQYIYTLYQSSPKTTYLLAINFNYLDNLLLLLNKNHPTMPEPSSFKVVQVCSVSPPPQNGTTTTSPTSIPLTFLDILWLRFPPVERLFFFEFPNYPSSNSFYDSVLPYLKHSLSLTLQHFLPLVGNIIWPLDSPKPMIHYVPNEDSVTLTIAESNDHDVNVFDQLCSNLCDASQRYFLIPQLANSHEKASLLALQVTLFPKFGFCVGISTHHAAMDGKSSTLFMKAWSYTCSKLLESPSFPSSLPLPENLTPFLDRSVIRDPTKIGEAYADSWMNHGGTNNRSLKVWDFPNEFAKEGYGVKALFELNPTQIMKLKEHAKFKMGGSKSVKLSSFSVTCAYVLSCLVKTEEQHLLKNAVERVFLIFSVDCRTRLDPPIVSTYFGNCVAGEKVEAETKGILLGNNDGFIVALKGIIEALKRVEDGLVMNGAESWFEDMRNFADKAKIYSIAGSPRFGVYDVDFGYAKPKKVDMTSTDKTGAFSLSENKDNNGGIEIGLALKKSDMETFSTFFSEGLQSLFAQVIIIRWMLR